A window of Flammeovirga kamogawensis genomic DNA:
TATCTACTGTATTACCGCTAGAAAACCCATCAATAAAATCAATTTCAACGTTAGATTTTGTTGAATTTGAAACTTGACTAGCAGTACTACCAGAAAACGCAGCATCATTAAATATTATTTTAATATTACTGATATCATCATGGCTTCTGTGCACATTAGCAATACCATTTAATGTAATGGTTGCTGTGGTAGGAGAATTAACAATAACATATGGACTTAATCCACTAGGTAAGTTTCTTACTTCTACAGCACCAGGTCCAATTAAATCTGTTCCTTGGCTTTCACTAAATGTAGTACCTGATAATGTAACTTCAATTGTATTTCTAATGGTACCATTATTGGCTTCATTTTCATGAAACGTAGTGGTAGAATAGGTCACATTTTTAGAAGAAAAAATAAAGTTATATATCTTTTCAAGAAGAGGTTCTTCTTCTTCTTCTTCATTAGCTATGTTAATGGGGGTTTCTGTATACAAATCATCATCATTAATATAATTTGTATTTTCTGAGTGAGCCACCCCTAGCATAGTTGATGCAATAAACATCAATAGCAAGAGTATCTTTTTCATAATTTATATGCTAATAAAATAGTACACATAATAGAGTGTAATATTTTTATAATAAAATTAGTTTAACAGGGCTATTGTATTTCTTATAGTTTTATGATGTAGGTAACACCATAATTTATAGGTCTTGTTTCTGTACTAACAGCTCCACCGTTAGCGTCTCCAATACTACCAGATAATGTAGCTGTATGACTATGTGACCCACCTGATCCAGTACTTCTACTAAAGTTATCTCTTTTGTTTACCCCTGCAGCATATCCGGTTACATCTGTACCAGAGTTGTCTTCTAATTTGTTATAATCATGGTTATGAGAACCTGCATTAGAAAGAGATACTGATATATCGTTATCATGGCCGTGATCTCTTAATTTATCTTTTTGATAACCATTAAGAGACGGACCTTTTACAAATGCATCACTACTATTTTTGTATGATGTATTTGTACCTGTTCCTCTTAAAAATATACCTCTTAAGTCAGGAGATTTAGTTAAGCCAATAATATCTTTTAAGGCTGTTCCGTTTGGTACATTACTGCCATCACATAGCATCCAGCCATCTGGAGCAGTACTACCTACATAAGATATTATAGTACCTGATGGTGCACCATTTAATGCAGAGTATGCATAAGGAACATAATTGAATTTTTGTTGAGAAATGATATTTTCAGAGCCATCTACCGGCATTGAAATTGTTAGCATCAACCCATCCTTTTCGTAAGGAATATTTGCTAAACTTCCCGTTTGATTACTTCCGTTCCCAATAACATGAGCAAAAACTCCTTGAGCATCTGTTAGTATTGCTTCGGATTCTGTGTAATAATTGATTGTGTTATTTGAGTTAGTTACTCTAAATTTAAAATGAACTAACTTATTAGGAATAGGAATGTTAGTTGAATTTCTTGCTATTCCTTGAATAACTAATCCACCAGAATCTTGGGCGAATAGACTACCACTACTTAATGTTAGGGTTATCAGTAGTAGTAAATTGAGATATTGGGTTTTAAGTAACATATATGAGAAAATTTATTGGGTTATTATTTTAGGTCTTGGGTTTTCTATGTTAATAATTAATTTGATTGTTCTAAGTAGTTACGTGCTATACAAGATAACATGTAAATACTTAAAACAATTCAGATTATATATTTTTGCAAATCATTCAATAAAATCTTAAATAAATTTCTTTAAACAATGCAATTTATTTTTTAATTATTCTTTCCGTAAAAGTACCATCACTAGTAATTATTTCTACCACGTAAACACCTGTATTGTATGTTTCTCCGATAGTAACAACATTTGCACCTACAACTCCGGTAATGTCTTGTTTTTCAACAACTCTACCGTTCATAGAGTAAACAATAAGATGGTAATCATGTCCTTTATCTAACTGGAATGATAAGTTAAATTCAGAAGATGAAGGATTAGGATAAACTTTTAAAGAACCAGGATTTAAATCAATATCTCTATTAGATGCAATCACTTCTCCTAATTGGATTGGAGTAATGAATGTTCCGTAAACGGCATCATCTTCAAATACAAATTCCTCTCCTGCATCGGTAAACTGTAGGTTGTCTTTTAAACTGAAAGTAAGGTTTTCATCTGCATTACCATATACAGTAATGAACGCTAAGTTTCTACCTTCAATTTCAACTACATTACCTACACCTCGAATATCATGTTGCTTATTGTTGTATACATATACTTGATCATATCCATCAGGTACTTCAACAATAGTACTCATATTAAATTCATAAGCATTATTTACAAATTGATCTATCTCTGTATTACTATCTCCTTTCTGACGAGCATTTGAGAATACTTTAGGATAAGAGAATTGTTGAGATGATCCATTTGATTTCAACATGTATCCTTCTCCTCTTTTTAAGAAAGATAAAGTACCTACCCATCCACTAAACTCATCGTAAATAGCAAATCGATCTTGCCCTTTGATTAAATCGCCGTTACTAGCTTCATAATATGCTAAGGCATCGTTTACACTAGAGTTTGTTAAAACTGGGTATGGAAGCCAGTTCCAACCATTTGCAAGAGTAACTTCAAAGTTATTGTTATCAACCATGTCTCCTTTCAGTTCAAGAGTATTGGCATCGGTTAATTTCATTTTATACATTTTGACATTTGTCATTCCTGCATTAGAAGAAATACTACCCGACCATCCAATTGATTGATCGTAAACATCAAATTCATTTTGGGCAACAATTCTATCACCGTTGCTTAATTGCATTTGAGAAGTTAAGGCATCCAAATCAGTAAATCGACTATCATTAACTGATAATGAAACCCATGTCCAACCTTGATTTAATGCTAATGATTGCTCCATCACGTTTGTATTTGTAAATACTTTTGGAGTGGTATTGTCACCCATCACTTGGTCTTGTACAAATGTGATTTCAGCATTTCCATCAATTTCAGCATCTAGTACTCTACCGGTTGCAGCATCCCATATTTTAAAAGATACTTGCTCTGAGGTAGTTGTATTAGAATTTACTGTTAGATATAAGAAATAATCTTGTAATCCATTGTCATATACTAATTGTGCTTCTCCTCTTGCTTCTTCTCCTACAAAAGCACCGATTTTGGTATGTGGATCTTCAGCAAAAACATTGTCAATTTTAATCTTACCTACAATACTCATATTGAAACTGTAGTTACTTTCATTGACAGCCCAATCAGGTTCGTTTTCTAAAACTCTTAAATCGAGTTTTATTTTTTCATCGTAATTGTACTCTGTATCTAAGTATAAATCTGTGCTATATTCACCTACAGAAAGATTATTATTAACCTCAGCAGTAATTATACGCTTGCTATCTGGGTCTAACTGACCAGATGTTTGACTAAGCGTTAACCATGTTGGAACATTTTTGATGTTGAAATCTTGAGGTGTTCCTCCAAAGTTTTCTACAGTAATATCAAATGATTGATTTACGCCTACATAGTTTTGTAAATTAACATAGTCTAAACCATCTTTTACAGACCATACCACTTGATTTTTACGGATATATGCTGTCCAAGTAATTGGAGATTCTTGTCTGTTTCCTTTTTCATCAAATAATCTAGAAACAGTAATATCAATAACTTGTCCTTCTAATACCGACCAATCACTAATTATTGGGTTAATGATCATTTCATCACCATTAATTACATGGCTAACAGCAAACATTTCCAAGTTTCTTTTCGGTTTCAACGCAGGAGCATCTTCATCGAAAGCAGGAGTTGCTGCATTCATTATACTTGTAGATGTAGAAACAATATTATTAGCATCCATATGATAATAGGTAGGAGCTAAATTGTCTAAAGGATCTGGCTCGTTCATTCTAGCATAAAGCATAATACCCGTAGTAGAGAAATCTACTTCAAAATACCTATCTCTGCTGATTTGCTCTTTTGTTCTTGCAAGATTCCATAAACGTAATTCATCTATTTTACCTACAAACTTCTGATCTACTTCATAAAGGCCTCCGTTATTAAAACCTCTAGCACCTATAAAGTATTTATTACCAGATAAACCTGAGATGTTATTTGCAATATTTGAGGTAGTTAAATCAGCATCAACATATGTTTTCATAGCTCCAAGTCTATTTAAAACAATTGCTACATGATGCCATTCTCCATCTACAATATCATTGGTTAACTCATAAGCTGTACCTTCGTTATTAAGGTAAAGTTTACCATTAGTATGTACATCTACCGACCATTTGTTGGCTTTGCCATTGGCCTCAATTACATCTGTTCCATCACCTCTACCGTTTGAGAAAATAGTAGCTTCTTGTGACTGATCCATTTTCACCCAGAATGATAATGTAACATCCATCTGACTTGTAAGCTGTACAAAGTTTACATTGTCGAGCGTTAAGTAATCGTTGTTTTCGAAATTATAAGCAGTTCCTTTCGGACGAATATCCCACTCAGCATTCATAATGCCGTGTTTGTTTCTTGCTTTATCGTTAACTACGCTTTCTCTTCCCTCATCCATTGGCCAGTACCCTTGAAGGTTTTGTTCAGAACCAAGTAATGATTGATACATTTGAGCGTATGCTTCAGAAAGTGATAATGCTTTTGACCAGATTCTTAATTCAAGAATATTTCCTTTGAAAGTCGACCCACCAAAAACCAAATCATTTCTATTAGGAATAGCAAAAGCACCTGTGTTGGTAAATCCTAATTCCTGATCATCTTGGTACATTCTTAGTGTTCCAGAATCAGTTCCATCGTAAACAAATACATAATGATGGAATAAGTCATCGTCTAGAATCGGACTAGAAACAGAGTAAGTAGAACTTCCTTCAACAGTCCAAGTAAGCGTATTTCCAGAAAGCGTTGCTTCCATACCATTTTCTTGTTTAAAAATGATAGAATTCGCTTCAGTAGAAAGGTTTCTCATCCAGAACTCAATAGTAAAGTTCTGATCACTAATTGATGGTTTCTCAAAAGTTGCCGTGTTATTACTTCCTTCAAAATATACAGAAGTACCGTGTGCAATTTCTTGATCATTAGTTTGACCTACGATTTCAATATTACTGATGGCAGAATTATATAAAATATTCTCACTGTATTTTAAAGTAAGGTCTTGCCCTGCCGATAATATTCCGTTTCTAGGAGACGGAGTTCCGAAAGCAACAGGAATATTTAAATCAACTTTACCAGCAACAACATCAGAAATATATTCCGTTCCGTTATCACAATAAGAAATAGCTCTTATTTCATAATCACCATCACTTAAACCGGTTGCGCCTATGTCCCAAGAAAAAGTGATATTATCGTCAGTGATCATATCAATTTTCTGTTCTTGAGCAGCTACAGCATCTGCATAAGATTGTGCGTTATTATAATAAGTATATAACCTTGTCCAAGTTGGAGAAGTAGATTTTCTGTATTCTAATCTTACTTTTTCAAAACTATCGTATGTTCTAGAATAATCACCTAAAACAATTGGTAGTGGATTAGTAGAACCATCTTCGTTAAATGCTGTAGTAGCATTCATTACCCAATTTTCTAAAGGTTTTTGAACTTCTATTCTAGTACACGAAGGAACATAATGTACAGATACTTCTACCGTTTCTTGTAAATCAGATCCCATACAAATTGATTCTAATACAATACTTAGGTCTTCATAATCGTAAACATCTGGTTTCGATTTTTCTAAGAATACTGTATAAGTTACCGTTTGATCATGCGGTACTTCAACTTCAACTCCCCCTTGTGGAATATTAGATTTAATATTGTGAGGGTTTGATGTATTGTCGATGTAAAGCATGAAACTCACGTTCTCATTAAGGTCAGCATTTGTATTATTCAATAGTGTCAATTCAATTACCGCCATATCATCTTCAGGTATGTTGGTAATATCAGTAATATTAGCAGTAATAACCGGAACTTCTATTGCTTGAGTTGCAATAGATAAAGGAGAACCACCTGCTCCAATTACTGTAATATCATCATCGTTATCTTTATCAAAATATAAAGAAAGTACTTCACCTTCATGCGGACAAGAAGTTCTACCACCAACAGTACGGAAAATAGGACCGTTACCATCAAATGGATTTACAACGTCTATACTTAAATAGTTATCATCATCATTATCCACAATTGAATAGGTGATATCTAAAGATTCAGCTTCTTCTTTTCCATCACTTTTTGCAAATGATTGATTAAATTCTACACCCATTGTATGCTTAAAACCTGTACCGTTTACCACAGCACCAACAGTTTGTGCATAAGAAGCATCTAAGTTAACATCATAAGAATACGATGTATTTACAGCAGAGAAAGTACTAATTGTTCTTTCTAATCCGCCAACACCATAATCAATAGAAATATTATCAGAAAACTTACTATTGATTAATGCTGCCAGACCATCATTGTTTAACTGAGAAGTAATATTTGCAATGATTTCTGCTTTGTAATTTTCTTGATCATTAAATGCTCTATACTTTGTTCTTTCGTTATCTTGAATAATTTTTTGCCATAACTTGATCTGTTTCTGATATTCTTCTTTTGTAAGAACACCTTCATCTTCAGGATCCAAAGTACCGTTGTCTAAAGCAAGAATAAAGCTCTCATATTCAGGAAGCAATGTATTAACAATATGCTTTTGAGAGTAGACAAAGAATGTAGATGTCGGAGACTCATTAAAGAATAAGGCTTTCTGTTGATTTACATAGACAGTATCTATTGTATCATCGTCATTATACTTATAGAAAGTAGTGTTATCTATTCCAGAAACAGCTGTATCTGTAATCACTAACCTTTTAAAAGTACCATACTCAAGATTTTTTGAGTTACCGATATATAAGTCACCATCCGAACCTACAAAACCTTCACTATCACTTGTAGAAATACTTTGTGAGAAAGAATAAGACTTTGTTTGGTTTTCTCCGTAATCAGAACCGTAAGAAACAGATATACCATTTTCGATATCGTTAGAAACATCAGCTTCTACTTCTGGACCAAGTTTACCACCACCAGTAGTAACTGTTACACCTTGATGGAATGTATTTGTATAAGAAGTAGATACATTTGTAAGTGTATTTAATTCTGATGTGATTGTAATTTCTGTACCAGCCTCAATGGTAGCTGAACTTCCAGAACCTGGAGGATCTCTCAGGATAATATCTGGGAAATCTGGTGCTTTTGTTACAAATAGTTGAGAACCATCTGCTTCACCACCTATAATAAAACCTTCTGCTAAGAAATTTTCTGCAGGATAATCAACTCCATTAATACGAAGATTGATACTCATGCTTTTTGTGAAAGGAGCAGTCATTAAAGGTAAACCAGCTTTAAAGTAATAAGTGGCTTTATTCGGCTCTTCTTCACTTTTTACTAGATTTTCTGCAGTTTCATCAGCTAAATTATTATTGATAATGTATTCACCATCAGTAATTGGAACAGTAAATTTTTGATTAATTTCCTTATTTTCATATTCTTCATAAGAAACCAAATCAACTTTATAATCATATAATTGTTCATATACAGGATATTTAATAGATGTATCCCCTTCTGCAGCAATTAAGTAATTATAAGTTTGTCCCTCAACATTTAAAACTGGCGTTGATCTGTATATAAAGTTTTGAACAAAATGATAAGGATCAGATTCTAACCCAGAACCATTTGGATCTTCAAATACAGACGTAAATTCTTCAGTAATAAAAGAGAAATCAACTTCTTCGTTACCAGATAATAATTGAACATCGGTATTACTTTCTATCACAACACCAGTTACTTGATTTATGATATAATTAATTGGTAATAATTGA
This region includes:
- a CDS encoding LamG-like jellyroll fold domain-containing protein, encoding MLGVASSSVNNSTKDINTEGETPNNEISTTEEIENQTLLDKIYSFIFSSKSLTYSTTTFHEDDSNNGTIKNKIIVTINGASFHGKKGTDLGDKDAVVVRNLPPGYTPYIVVESPSQVSITLNGIANTHRSQDDVSQIEVEFYSHAFLDATVSEVSSTFVSNINVDYIDGFSSGNFNTDDIEIETPRISVVTGFNGTLNYQMDDEGNYLNLNVGSALSPVTTVTNYEVFRDNDTNLSDSEIIQEGNLIIGFPWEIFYNAPTFTRNTFEISKGYYSDETRINWQVNNNSDLITTFKVYRREFDPSITDLYTNYELLITLDNETYSYSDYDVEGGILFEYKIDVEGLGDLDIEYTTYITGVGFRNPTATISGNIAFEGGNPVENVVVRAEPQGAELKLKSFTVEVEGDGYVESVIETDNLPNEYTIQSWFKFNGNSEGEAFKLFNGSSFYDLDYEKTDDELIFILHSPSISDEITYRLAGYLPSGEANGAGEDVVETYTDILNQFNHLSLVLTPEELPKLYFNGRLMDSNFADDNVPKSLSHLVDVSMNTDNDSTKFVPLTGEDAYFRVGDGFVGFIDDVRVWSRALDADEVKKNYRRYLSGAENALEVYLRIDEGTGAYAYDLSKSGFDFNKRHSFLLNTTWSQEAPTTSQLGIFGVTNMYGNYVISSVPYSGNGGTYAITPMFGVHEFDPIKQVVFVGKGSEVVNQLDFLDISSFLFRGIAYYDVRGLFEPLRKVEDVTQIEDAGYNQYLVTIDGAKIMYNQGHYFKDEEEDLYEYPKVFLDGANIFVDGNIMLDENKEPLVTGKDGFFELQVPIGNHFIEVRKANHTLVHGGRFPAEGYYEFFENLEAPKPFVDTTRVNVVGRVVGGQVEAEKPIGFGYDGTQEYTFNYTEDSSEVVGVSSISNIGTARITFDYLPYGADPATGFLSTSIFTNSETGEYRTQLLPINYIINQVTGVVIESNTDVQLLSGNEEVDFSFITEEFTSVFEDPNGSGLESDPYHFVQNFIYRSTPVLNVEGQTYNYLIAAEGDTSIKYPVYEQLYDYKVDLVSYEEYENKEINQKFTVPITDGEYIINNNLADETAENLVKSEEEPNKATYYFKAGLPLMTAPFTKSMSINLRINGVDYPAENFLAEGFIIGGEADGSQLFVTKAPDFPDIILRDPPGSGSSATIEAGTEITITSELNTLTNVSTSYTNTFHQGVTVTTGGGKLGPEVEADVSNDIENGISVSYGSDYGENQTKSYSFSQSISTSDSEGFVGSDGDLYIGNSKNLEYGTFKRLVITDTAVSGIDNTTFYKYNDDDTIDTVYVNQQKALFFNESPTSTFFVYSQKHIVNTLLPEYESFILALDNGTLDPEDEGVLTKEEYQKQIKLWQKIIQDNERTKYRAFNDQENYKAEIIANITSQLNNDGLAALINSKFSDNISIDYGVGGLERTISTFSAVNTSYSYDVNLDASYAQTVGAVVNGTGFKHTMGVEFNQSFAKSDGKEEAESLDITYSIVDNDDDNYLSIDVVNPFDGNGPIFRTVGGRTSCPHEGEVLSLYFDKDNDDDITVIGAGGSPLSIATQAIEVPVITANITDITNIPEDDMAVIELTLLNNTNADLNENVSFMLYIDNTSNPHNIKSNIPQGGVEVEVPHDQTVTYTVFLEKSKPDVYDYEDLSIVLESICMGSDLQETVEVSVHYVPSCTRIEVQKPLENWVMNATTAFNEDGSTNPLPIVLGDYSRTYDSFEKVRLEYRKSTSPTWTRLYTYYNNAQSYADAVAAQEQKIDMITDDNITFSWDIGATGLSDGDYEIRAISYCDNGTEYISDVVAGKVDLNIPVAFGTPSPRNGILSAGQDLTLKYSENILYNSAISNIEIVGQTNDQEIAHGTSVYFEGSNNTATFEKPSISDQNFTIEFWMRNLSTEANSIIFKQENGMEATLSGNTLTWTVEGSSTYSVSSPILDDDLFHHYVFVYDGTDSGTLRMYQDDQELGFTNTGAFAIPNRNDLVFGGSTFKGNILELRIWSKALSLSEAYAQMYQSLLGSEQNLQGYWPMDEGRESVVNDKARNKHGIMNAEWDIRPKGTAYNFENNDYLTLDNVNFVQLTSQMDVTLSFWVKMDQSQEATIFSNGRGDGTDVIEANGKANKWSVDVHTNGKLYLNNEGTAYELTNDIVDGEWHHVAIVLNRLGAMKTYVDADLTTSNIANNISGLSGNKYFIGARGFNNGGLYEVDQKFVGKIDELRLWNLARTKEQISRDRYFEVDFSTTGIMLYARMNEPDPLDNLAPTYYHMDANNIVSTSTSIMNAATPAFDEDAPALKPKRNLEMFAVSHVINGDEMIINPIISDWSVLEGQVIDITVSRLFDEKGNRQESPITWTAYIRKNQVVWSVKDGLDYVNLQNYVGVNQSFDITVENFGGTPQDFNIKNVPTWLTLSQTSGQLDPDSKRIITAEVNNNLSVGEYSTDLYLDTEYNYDEKIKLDLRVLENEPDWAVNESNYSFNMSIVGKIKIDNVFAEDPHTKIGAFVGEEARGEAQLVYDNGLQDYFLYLTVNSNTTTSEQVSFKIWDAATGRVLDAEIDGNAEITFVQDQVMGDNTTPKVFTNTNVMEQSLALNQGWTWVSLSVNDSRFTDLDALTSQMQLSNGDRIVAQNEFDVYDQSIGWSGSISSNAGMTNVKMYKMKLTDANTLELKGDMVDNNNFEVTLANGWNWLPYPVLTNSSVNDALAYYEASNGDLIKGQDRFAIYDEFSGWVGTLSFLKRGEGYMLKSNGSSQQFSYPKVFSNARQKGDSNTEIDQFVNNAYEFNMSTIVEVPDGYDQVYVYNNKQHDIRGVGNVVEIEGRNLAFITVYGNADENLTFSLKDNLQFTDAGEEFVFEDDAVYGTFITPIQLGEVIASNRDIDLNPGSLKVYPNPSSSEFNLSFQLDKGHDYHLIVYSMNGRVVEKQDITGVVGANVVTIGETYNTGVYVVEIITSDGTFTERIIKK
- a CDS encoding tail fiber protein; this encodes MLLKTQYLNLLLLITLTLSSGSLFAQDSGGLVIQGIARNSTNIPIPNKLVHFKFRVTNSNNTINYYTESEAILTDAQGVFAHVIGNGSNQTGSLANIPYEKDGLMLTISMPVDGSENIISQQKFNYVPYAYSALNGAPSGTIISYVGSTAPDGWMLCDGSNVPNGTALKDIIGLTKSPDLRGIFLRGTGTNTSYKNSSDAFVKGPSLNGYQKDKLRDHGHDNDISVSLSNAGSHNHDYNKLEDNSGTDVTGYAAGVNKRDNFSRSTGSGGSHSHTATLSGSIGDANGGAVSTETRPINYGVTYIIKL